Genomic window (Gelria sp. Kuro-4):
GTCGGCCTGGGGCAAAGCCACCAAAAATTCCTCTACCTGCCGGAGCGGCACACTGACTTTATCTTTGCCATCTTAGGTGAGGAGCTGGGGCTCTTAGGAACTTTGCTCGTTCTCGCCCTGTTTTTCCTCTTGGCCTGGCGCGGCTGCCGGGCGGCCATGCTGGCGCCCGACCGCTTCGGCACTCTGCTCGCCATTGGCATAGTAAGCATGGTGGCACTACAGGCACTGGTGAACATCGGGGTGGTGACCGGTTCGCTTCCCATTACCGGTATCCCCCTGCCCTTTATCAGTTACGGCGGCTCATCGCTGGTGTTTTCCCTCGCTGGAATTGGCATTCTGCTCAACATCTCCAGCCAGGGCCGACGGGCGTAGTGTAAGGAGGCTCCGTAATGCGCGTTCTTTTTACAGGCGGTGGTACCGGGGGACACATCTACCCGGCGCTGGCGGTGGCCCAACTCCTGCGCCGGCGGGATTCCCAGGCGGACATTCTCTTTGTCGGTACCGAGCGCGGCCTGGAGCAGGACCTGGTGCCGAAGGCCGGGTTTGCGCTTAAGGCCATCCATTCGGCCGGCCTGCGCCGGCGCCTCACGCTGGCAAATTTAAGCACGCTGGTTCAGAACCTGCGCGGCTTTGGCCAGGCCCTGGCCATTATCCGGCGCTTTCGCCCGGACGTGGTGCTGGGAACGGGCGGCTATGTCACCGTCCCGGTGGTGATGGCTGCCTTTTTGCAGGGCGTTCCGGTTGTGCTGCACGAGCAAAATGCCCTGCCGGGGTTGGCCAATCGGTGGCTGAGCCGTTTTGCCCGGCGGGTTGCCGTGTCGTACGCCGATTCGGCCCGCTACTTTCCCCGGCGCAAGGTTTTGGTGAGTGGCAATCCGGTGCGGGAGGCCGTTTGGCGGCGCACGCGGGAAGAAGGGCGGCAAAACCTGGAAATCCCGGCCGATGCCCGCCTGGTGCTCGTTTTTGGGGGGAGCCGGGGGGCCCGGCCGGTGACCGAGGCCGCCGTGGCGGCGGCGCCGGTACTTCTGAGCCAGCCCGGGAATATGCTACTTGTGGTGACAGGTAGCGGCGATTTTGCTACAATTGAGGAGAAAGTGCGGTGCCTGGGTATACAGCGTTCCGGGAAGGGGAAAATGTTACTAAGACCCTATTTGTACAACATGGAAGACGCCTTGGCGGCGGCAGATGTGGTGGTAACCAGGGCCGGAGCCACCACCATTGCCGAGATCACCGCCCGCGGTATTCCTGCCATCCTGGTGCCCTCGCCTTACGTCACCGCCAACCACCAGGAATTCAACGCCCGGCTTTTGGTACGGCGGGGCGCCGCTCTTATGATCCGGGAAAAGGAACTGAGCGGCGAGCGGCTCGCGCGGGCGATCGAAGACCTCTTGGCCCGGCCGGATGAGCGGGCGCGGATGGCGGCGGCGGCCGGCGCCTTGGGAAAACGCGAGGCGGCAGAAACAATTGCCGACGAGATTGAGCGCCTGGCGCGGAGAAAGTAACACTTGCACCGGTCGGCGCATACAGTACAATGCAGAGTGCCATCGAAAGGTTACCCTGCCGCGCGGAGGAAGTACAGAGTTGGGAAGGAGAGAACCTGAATGCCGAGCAACAAACGCACCATTCACTTCATCGGCATCGGCGGCGCCGGTATGAGCGCCATTGCCAAAGTGCTACTTGAAGCAGGGAATACCATCACAGGTTCCGACCTTAAACGGTCCGAGGCCACCGCGCGGCTAGCCAGAATGGGAGCGACCATTTACATCGGCCACCGGGCGAAGAACCTGAAGCACCCGGACCTGGTGGTGGTATCGTCGGCCATTCCGGCGACCAACGTGGAGCTGGCGGCGGCCAAAGAAGCCGGTATCCCCATCGTCCAGCGTGGCGAGATGCTGGCCGAGCTTATGGACGACCGTAAAGGCATCGCCGTGGCGGGAGCGCACGGTAAAACAACAACGACTTCCATGATTTCTTTGGTTCTGGAACGGGCAGGGCTTGACCCCACCGTTCTCATCGGCGGTGAGCTCAACGACATTGGCGGTAACGCCAAAGTGGGCCGAGGCGAGTACCTGGTGGCGGAGGCCGATGAAAGTGACGGGAGCTTTCTTAAGCTCAGGCCGCACATCGCGGTGGTTACCAATGTGGAGGACGATCACCTGGACTACTACGGCAGTGTGGAAAAAATAGCGGCGGCCTTTGCGACGTTCGTGGCCCGGGTGCCGGGCGCAGGCCTCGCCGTTCTGTGCGCCGACAACCCCACCGCTGCTCACATCGCCGGCGTGTGCCAACGGCGGACAGTAACATATGGGCTTGATAACCCGGCTACCTACGAAGCCCGTAATATCAGCCACCGTACCCTGCACAGCGATTTCGATGTTTTTGAGCGCGGGGCCTACCTGGGATCGCTCAGCTTGAGTGTTCCCGGCCGGCACAACATCCTCAACGCGCTGGCCACGGTGGCCGTGGCACGAGAAGTGGGCGTGGACTTTGCCGTCGTACGGGAGGCCCTGGCCGTGTTTCACGGCGTGCATCGCCGCTTTGAGCTCTTGGGTGAAGTGGGCGGCGTCTACGTGGTGGATGACTACGGCCACCACCCCACAGAGATCAAGGCCACCCTCAGCGCGGCGAAACTGGGGCGCTTCAGCCGCATCATTTGTGTCTTCCAGCCCCACCGCTACACGCGGACCAAGTTCCTGCACAAGGAGTTCGGCGCGGCCTTCGGGCAGGCCGACGAGCTTATCATCACCGGCATCTACTCGGCCGGTGAAACACCGATTGCCGGTGTCAGCTCGGAGCTTATCGTTGACGCGGTGGCGGCGCAGGACGGGCCGCAACCGGTATACATCCCGGAGTTGAAACATATTGTACCGTACTTGCTGGAGCGCGTGCGCCCGGGCGATTTGGTGCTCACTGTGGGTGCCGGCAACATCTGGACGGTGGGCGAGGAACTGGTGGCTGCCCTCAGTCAAGTGAAACGCGCCGCCCAGGCTTAACCCGGGCTTTTGGGAGAGGAGAAACGGGGGTGTTGCCAGCATGGACAGATTTCTTATCACCGGTGGAGCGCCGCTCAAAGGGACCGTCCGTATCGCTGGAGCAAAAAATGCCACCCTCCCTATCATGGCGGCTTCCCTGCTTTGCCCCGGCACCTGTGAGATACACGAGGTGCCGGACCTGCGCGATGTGCGGGTGATGTGCGAAATCCTGAAACTGATGGGCGCCAAGGTGGAAGCGGGCAAGGGGTACTGCCGGATCGACGCCGCCAGCGTGGCGGCGTGTGAAGTACCCGAGAACCTCATGCGCGAGATGCGCTCGTCCATCTTCATCATGGGAGCCCTGCTCGGGCGCTTGGGCAAGGTGAAGGTCTCCTACCCGGGCGGTTGCGCCATCGGGCCGCGTCCGATCGACCTACACCTCAAGGGGCTTTCCGCCCTGGGGGCCAAGATCACCGAGAAACACGGCTATGTCCTGGCCGAGGGCCCGGCCCTGCGAGGGAGCGATGTACACCTGGACTTTCCCAGTGTGGGGGCCACGGAAAACATTATGATGGCGGCGGTGAAGGCCCAGGGAGTGACTGTCATCCGCAATGCGGCGAAAGAGCCCGAGGTGGTGGATCTACAGAATTTCCTCAATAAGATGGGGGCCAAGATCCGGGGTGCTGGTACCGACACCATCAAGATTGAAGGTGTCAGCGACCTTTATCCCACCAGCCATTCCGTGATTCCGGACCGCATCGAAGCCGGCACCTTTATGCTGGCGGCGGCCATGACCCAAGGCGACGTTCACCTGGAAAACGTAATCGCTGAGCACACCGAACCGGTGGCGGCCAAACTGCGCGAGACGGGAGCGGAAGTGGTAAGCAGCGGGGAAGGGATTTACGTAACGGCCCGCCGGCGCCTGCAGGCGGTAGACATAAAGACATTGCCCTATCCGGGGTACCCGACCGACATGCAGCCGCAGACCATGGCCATGCTGAGCGTTGCCGAAGGCACCAGCGTGGCAATTGAAAACATTTTTGTCAATCGCTTCAAACATGTCGATGAACTCCGCCGGATGGGCGCCCAGATCAACATTGAGGGCCGGGCGGCGGTTATCCGGGGCGTGGAGCGCCTGAGCGGCGCCTGCGTAGAGGCCTCCGACCTCAGAGCCGGCGTAGCCCTGGTGCTGGCCGGGCTGGTCGCCGACGGGCAGACGGTGCTGGAGAACGTTTACCATATCGATCGCGGCTACGAGGCCTTGGAGGAAAAGTTGCGGCGCCTGGGTGCTCAGGTACAGCGGCTGAAAGAATCGCGGTGAGACAAATGCTTTCCAAACGGTCCTTCCGCATCCTTCTACTCATATTTGTCATCCTGATGGGAGCGGGCGGCGGGCTGCTGCGCTCCCCTTACTTTGCTGTACGCAGCGTGCAGGTCCTGGGTACCCAGCGGGTGAGCCCGGAGGAGGTTAAGGAACTCACCGGCGTGAGGCCGGGGGTGAACATCTTCAGCCTGCGCGCCGACGAACTGGCCAAAACGGTGAGCGGGCACCCGTGGATAAAGAGCATCGACCTTACACGTCACCTGCCCGGGCAGGTGGTGCTTACGGTTCACGAGCGCCGGCCCTTATTTTTGGTGCCCTACCGAACCTCGTTCCTGGAGGTGGCCGGCGACGGGGTGATCCTGGCTGTCCGGCCCACCTTGAGCGGACAAGCCCTGCCTTTGGTGACTGGTTTTAGCGTTGCAGGCGAGGTGCGCCTCGGCCAGCGCCTATCCGGCCCGGCGGTGGAGCAGATCAGCCGCTGCCTTAAGGGGCTGCCCGCCGACTTTCTGGCCCAGGTGGCCGAGATTCACCTGGATGGGGCGGGGGAATTCACCCTTTATACCTTGAGCAGGCAGCAGATCCTGCTGGGGCAGCCCGAAAACCTGAACCAAAAACTGGCACTTTTGGCGGGAACTTTAGCCGAGCTGAAAGCGCAGGGGCAGGTGGCGGTCACCATCGACGTCAGAAGCGCCAAAGAGGCGGTAGTCCGCCTTAAGCAGAAATAAACCCGGATAGACAAGTGTGCTATAATGAGGTAATGAAACGGAGGTGATCCTACCATGAAGCGCAGCTCACAACTATGGATTACCTTTATCTGTATTATTCTCGGCGTTATTTTAACTGCTCAGCTTAGGACCCAGGCCAGCCTGCGCGGCAACATTCCCACCAAGCGGATCGAGGAGATGGCCAGTCTTCTTAAGCAGGCTGAGTCGGAGCGGGACGCGCTGCGGGTCCAGGTGAACAAGCTTACGGCCCAACTCGATGAGGTGATGACAAAAGAGGAAAGCGTTACCGCCGGCATGCAGGAGGAGCTGGAGCGGGTCCGGCTGATG
Coding sequences:
- the murA gene encoding UDP-N-acetylglucosamine 1-carboxyvinyltransferase encodes the protein MDRFLITGGAPLKGTVRIAGAKNATLPIMAASLLCPGTCEIHEVPDLRDVRVMCEILKLMGAKVEAGKGYCRIDAASVAACEVPENLMREMRSSIFIMGALLGRLGKVKVSYPGGCAIGPRPIDLHLKGLSALGAKITEKHGYVLAEGPALRGSDVHLDFPSVGATENIMMAAVKAQGVTVIRNAAKEPEVVDLQNFLNKMGAKIRGAGTDTIKIEGVSDLYPTSHSVIPDRIEAGTFMLAAAMTQGDVHLENVIAEHTEPVAAKLRETGAEVVSSGEGIYVTARRRLQAVDIKTLPYPGYPTDMQPQTMAMLSVAEGTSVAIENIFVNRFKHVDELRRMGAQINIEGRAAVIRGVERLSGACVEASDLRAGVALVLAGLVADGQTVLENVYHIDRGYEALEEKLRRLGAQVQRLKESR
- the murC gene encoding UDP-N-acetylmuramate--L-alanine ligase, yielding MPSNKRTIHFIGIGGAGMSAIAKVLLEAGNTITGSDLKRSEATARLARMGATIYIGHRAKNLKHPDLVVVSSAIPATNVELAAAKEAGIPIVQRGEMLAELMDDRKGIAVAGAHGKTTTTSMISLVLERAGLDPTVLIGGELNDIGGNAKVGRGEYLVAEADESDGSFLKLRPHIAVVTNVEDDHLDYYGSVEKIAAAFATFVARVPGAGLAVLCADNPTAAHIAGVCQRRTVTYGLDNPATYEARNISHRTLHSDFDVFERGAYLGSLSLSVPGRHNILNALATVAVAREVGVDFAVVREALAVFHGVHRRFELLGEVGGVYVVDDYGHHPTEIKATLSAAKLGRFSRIICVFQPHRYTRTKFLHKEFGAAFGQADELIITGIYSAGETPIAGVSSELIVDAVAAQDGPQPVYIPELKHIVPYLLERVRPGDLVLTVGAGNIWTVGEELVAALSQVKRAAQA
- a CDS encoding cell division protein FtsQ/DivIB; protein product: MLSKRSFRILLLIFVILMGAGGGLLRSPYFAVRSVQVLGTQRVSPEEVKELTGVRPGVNIFSLRADELAKTVSGHPWIKSIDLTRHLPGQVVLTVHERRPLFLVPYRTSFLEVAGDGVILAVRPTLSGQALPLVTGFSVAGEVRLGQRLSGPAVEQISRCLKGLPADFLAQVAEIHLDGAGEFTLYTLSRQQILLGQPENLNQKLALLAGTLAELKAQGQVAVTIDVRSAKEAVVRLKQK
- the murG gene encoding undecaprenyldiphospho-muramoylpentapeptide beta-N-acetylglucosaminyltransferase, translated to MRVLFTGGGTGGHIYPALAVAQLLRRRDSQADILFVGTERGLEQDLVPKAGFALKAIHSAGLRRRLTLANLSTLVQNLRGFGQALAIIRRFRPDVVLGTGGYVTVPVVMAAFLQGVPVVLHEQNALPGLANRWLSRFARRVAVSYADSARYFPRRKVLVSGNPVREAVWRRTREEGRQNLEIPADARLVLVFGGSRGARPVTEAAVAAAPVLLSQPGNMLLVVTGSGDFATIEEKVRCLGIQRSGKGKMLLRPYLYNMEDALAAADVVVTRAGATTIAEITARGIPAILVPSPYVTANHQEFNARLLVRRGAALMIREKELSGERLARAIEDLLARPDERARMAAAAGALGKREAAETIADEIERLARRK